The Comamonas endophytica sequence ACGCTGCAGTTCTTTGCCGACCGCGTGGAAGGCAACCTGCTGGCCGCGCACCAGGAAATACAGAAGCTGGCGCTGCTCTATCCGGCCGGCGAGCTGCAGGCCGAACAGATCGAGCAGGCGGTGCTGAACGTCGCGCGCTATGACGTGTTCAAGCTGTCGGACGCGGTGCTCTCGGGCCAGCTGGCGCGTGTGCAGCGCATGCTCGACGGCCTGCAGGCCGAGGGCGTGGCCGAGGTGCTGGTGCACTGGGCGCTGGCCGAGGACATCCGCGCGCTCAAGCGCGTCAAGGATGCCATGGCTGCCGGCCGGCCGCTGCCGATGGCGCTGCGCGAGCAGCGCATCTGGGGCGCGAAGGAGCGCCTGTTCGAGCGCATCGTGCCGCGGCTCGGCGACCAGGCCGTGGCGCAACTGCTGCAGTCCGCGCATACGGTGGACGGCATCGTCAAGGGCCTGAAGGCTCCCGGCTGGCCCCAGGACGGCTGGCAGGCATTGCGCCGGCTGGCATTTGAAACGGTGCAATCCTTCAAGGCGTGAGTGTCGTGGCTTGGGTGCCGTCAAGCCGGCGTGCGACGTGCATACCGAAGTGAGGCTTCTGCGCCACCAGGCACCCGGCGCACTGCAACTCGGTCAAAATCGCGCCCATGAACGCGCTCAATATCGTGGAATACACCCACACCCTGGGGGCCCAGGCCAAAGTCGCCTCGGCCCAGATGGCCCGCGCCTCGGCCGCCACCAAGAGCCGGGCCCTGCTGGCGCTGGCCCGGCTGCTGCGGGAGAACACCGCCGCCCTGCAGCAAGACAATGCCCGCGACCTCGCGCCGGCCGAAGCCAATGGCCTGTCGGTGCCCATGGTCGACCGCCTGCGCCTGACTCCCAAGGTGCTCGAGACCTGCGCCCAGGGCTGCGAGCAGCTGGCCGCCATGCCCGACGTGATCGGCGAGATCCTGGGCATGAAGCAGCAGCCCAGCGGCATCCGCGTGGGCCAGATGCGCGTGCCGATCGGCGTGTTCGGCATGATCTACGAGAGCCGCCCCAACGTCACCATCGAAGCCGCCAGCCTGTCGATCAAGAGCGGCAACGCCTGCATCCTGCGCGGCGGCTCCGAGGCCATAGCGTCGAACCAGGCGCTGGCCCGGCTGGTGCAGCAGGCGCTGGCCGAGGCTGGCCTGCCCGAGCAGGCGGTGCAGCTGGTGCAGACCACTGACCGCGAGGCCGTGGGCCAGCTGATCGCCATGCCCGAATATGTCGATGTGATCATCCCGCGCGGCGGCAAGGGCCTGATCGAGCGCATCAGCCGCGAGGCCAAGGTGCCGGTCATCAAGCACCTCGACGGCAACTGCCACACCTATGTCGACGACCCCTGCGACCTGGCCATGGCCGTCAAGGTGACGGACAACGCCAAGACCAGCAAATACAGTCCCTGCAACGCCAGCGAAAGCCTGCTGGTGGCGCGCGGCGTGGCAGCCGATTTCCTGCCGGCCATCGGCGCGATCTTCGCCGCCAAGGGCGTCGAGATGCGCGGCTGCGCCGAGTCGCTGGCCCTGCTGCAGGGCGTGGACGGCGCGCAGCTCGTGCACGCGAGCGAGCAGGACTGGAGCGAGGAATACCTCGCGCCGATCATCAGCATCAAGGTGGTGGCGGGCGTGGAGGAAGCCATCGCGCACATCAACCGCTACTCCAGCGGCCATACCGAGGCCATCCTCACGACCGACCACCGCCATGCGCAGCAGTTCCTGCGCGAGGTCGATTCGGCCAGCGTCATGGTCAACACCAGCACCCGCTTTGCCGACGGCTTCGAATACGGCCTGGGCGCCGAGATCGGCATCAGTACCGACAAGTTCCATGCGCGCGGCCCGGTGGGCATCGAGGGCCTGACCTCGCTCAAATACGTGGTGCTGGGCGACGGCGAGATCCGCATCTGAAGGCTGCCCGCGTCCGGCATCACCAGCGAACTCCATGAAAATCATCATCCTGGGTGCGGGGCGCGTGGGCTTCAGTGTGGCCGAGAGCCTGGTGTCCGAGCGCAATGACATCACCGTCATCGACACCGACAGCCGCCGGCTGCGCGAGCTCGAGACCCGCTTCGACCTGCGCGGCGTGGTCGGCAACGGCACCGAGCCGGCCGTGCTGGCCGAGGCCGGCGCGCGCGATACCGACCTGCTGATCGCCTGCGCGGCGCTCGATGAGACCAACCTGGTGTGCTGCAAGGTCGCCGACATGGAGTTCAGCGTGCCCACGCGCATCGCGCGCGTGCGCTCCTCGGGCTTCGCGCCCGACTCGCCGCTGCTGGGCAAGGAAGGCTTTGCCGTCGACCGCATCATCTGCCCCGAGGAGTCGCTCACGCGCTACATCGGCAAGCTGATCGAGTACCCCGAGGCGCTGCAGGTGCGCGAGTTCGCCGGTGGCCGCGCCTGCCTGGCATCGGCGCGCGCGCGCGCCGGAGCGCCGGCCGTGGGCCTGCGCATCGGCGAGCTGCGCGACAGCATGCCCGATGTCGCCATGCGCCTGGTCGCGATCTACCGGCGCTTCGCCGAGGAACCCGACCGCTTCGTGCGCTGCGACGGCACGACGCTGATCGAGCCCGGCGACGAAGTCTTCGTGCTGGCCGCGCGCGACCACCTGCCGCAGATCCTCAGCGCGCTGCACCGCCCGCGCGGCCAGCGGACCAAGCCCGTGCGCCGCATCATGATCGTCGGCGGCGGGCGCGTGGGCCAGCGCCTGGCGGCCCAGCTGTCGCAGGTGCCAGGCCAGTTCCACCTCAAGGTGCTCGAGGAGAACGAGCAGCGTTGCACCGATCTGGCGGCCACGCTGCCCACCGAGGTGCTGGTGCTGCACGGCGACCCGACCGACGAGGGCCTGCTGGGCGACGAAGGCATAGAGGACGTGGACCTGTTCCTGGC is a genomic window containing:
- the holA gene encoding DNA polymerase III subunit delta — translated: MQLGLNQLQAHLGKGLRALYTLHGDEPLQQQEAADAIRAAARAAGYSERSSHTVAGAHFDWSAVLAAGGSLSLFADRQILEIRIPSGKPGKDGSQALQQLAESAAGNDGTLTLVMLPRLDKATKSGAWFSALDANGVTLQIDPIERAALPSWIAQRLAAQGQRVAAGEEGQRTLQFFADRVEGNLLAAHQEIQKLALLYPAGELQAEQIEQAVLNVARYDVFKLSDAVLSGQLARVQRMLDGLQAEGVAEVLVHWALAEDIRALKRVKDAMAAGRPLPMALREQRIWGAKERLFERIVPRLGDQAVAQLLQSAHTVDGIVKGLKAPGWPQDGWQALRRLAFETVQSFKA
- a CDS encoding glutamate-5-semialdehyde dehydrogenase produces the protein MNALNIVEYTHTLGAQAKVASAQMARASAATKSRALLALARLLRENTAALQQDNARDLAPAEANGLSVPMVDRLRLTPKVLETCAQGCEQLAAMPDVIGEILGMKQQPSGIRVGQMRVPIGVFGMIYESRPNVTIEAASLSIKSGNACILRGGSEAIASNQALARLVQQALAEAGLPEQAVQLVQTTDREAVGQLIAMPEYVDVIIPRGGKGLIERISREAKVPVIKHLDGNCHTYVDDPCDLAMAVKVTDNAKTSKYSPCNASESLLVARGVAADFLPAIGAIFAAKGVEMRGCAESLALLQGVDGAQLVHASEQDWSEEYLAPIISIKVVAGVEEAIAHINRYSSGHTEAILTTDHRHAQQFLREVDSASVMVNTSTRFADGFEYGLGAEIGISTDKFHARGPVGIEGLTSLKYVVLGDGEIRI
- the trkA gene encoding Trk system potassium transporter TrkA, which produces MKIIILGAGRVGFSVAESLVSERNDITVIDTDSRRLRELETRFDLRGVVGNGTEPAVLAEAGARDTDLLIACAALDETNLVCCKVADMEFSVPTRIARVRSSGFAPDSPLLGKEGFAVDRIICPEESLTRYIGKLIEYPEALQVREFAGGRACLASARARAGAPAVGLRIGELRDSMPDVAMRLVAIYRRFAEEPDRFVRCDGTTLIEPGDEVFVLAARDHLPQILSALHRPRGQRTKPVRRIMIVGGGRVGQRLAAQLSQVPGQFHLKVLEENEQRCTDLAATLPTEVLVLHGDPTDEGLLGDEGIEDVDLFLALTDDDEDNIMSCLLAKRMGATRVLSLINRRTYADLMHGTQIDIALSPAQAMLGELLAYARRGDVQAVHSLRRGVAEALEIVARGDRKSSRVVGRRVEELRLPLEVHIGLIVRGLDDAEADPNAREPQVIIPRSHTVIESNDHVVFFLPNKRLVRDVEKLFRVSATFF